One window of the Pseudomonas knackmussii B13 genome contains the following:
- a CDS encoding chemotaxis response regulator protein-glutamate methylesterase, giving the protein MKVGIVNDMPLAVEALRRVLALDPAHRVVWVANNGAEAVQMCAAHAPDVVLMDLLMPVMDGVEATRRIMAECPCPIIVVTVDLEKNLSRVFDAMGCGAVDAVTTPALEGDLREAARPLLRKLQNLAWLSAPPNSRPRAQADSREVTSTAARRLVAVGASAGGPAALAELVAQLPASFSAAMVVVQHVDESFAAGMAEWLASQSPIPVRLARHGETPQPGCILLAGSNDHIRLLRSGELAYSAEPGGHIYRPSIDVFFDSVADNWVGSAVGVLLTGMGRDGAEGLKHLRERGFLTLAQDQASSAVYGMPKAAAAIGAATEIRSLDEIARRLGQLFG; this is encoded by the coding sequence ATGAAAGTAGGGATCGTCAACGACATGCCGTTGGCGGTGGAGGCCTTGCGCCGGGTGCTGGCGCTGGACCCCGCGCACCGCGTGGTCTGGGTCGCCAACAATGGCGCCGAGGCGGTGCAGATGTGCGCCGCGCACGCGCCCGACGTGGTGCTGATGGATCTGCTGATGCCGGTGATGGATGGCGTCGAGGCGACGCGGCGGATCATGGCCGAGTGCCCGTGCCCGATCATCGTGGTCACCGTCGATCTGGAGAAGAACCTGTCGCGGGTGTTCGACGCCATGGGCTGCGGCGCGGTGGATGCGGTGACCACTCCGGCCCTGGAGGGCGATCTGCGCGAGGCGGCACGGCCGCTGCTGCGCAAGCTGCAGAACCTGGCCTGGTTGAGCGCGCCGCCGAACAGCCGGCCGCGGGCCCAGGCCGACAGCCGCGAAGTGACCTCGACGGCAGCGCGACGCCTGGTGGCGGTAGGGGCCTCGGCCGGTGGTCCGGCAGCCCTGGCCGAGCTGGTCGCACAGCTGCCGGCGAGCTTTTCCGCGGCGATGGTGGTGGTACAGCACGTGGACGAAAGCTTCGCCGCCGGCATGGCCGAGTGGCTGGCCAGCCAGTCGCCGATCCCGGTGCGCCTGGCGCGCCACGGCGAAACGCCGCAACCCGGCTGCATCCTGCTGGCCGGCAGCAACGACCACATCCGCCTGCTGCGCAGCGGCGAGCTGGCGTACTCCGCCGAGCCGGGCGGGCATATCTACCGGCCATCGATCGACGTGTTCTTCGACAGCGTGGCCGACAACTGGGTCGGCTCGGCGGTGGGCGTGCTGCTCACCGGCATGGGCCGCGACGGTGCCGAGGGCCTCAAGCACCTGCGCGAGCGCGGCTTCCTGACCCTCGCCCAGGACCAGGCCAGCAGCGCCGTCTACGGTATGCCCAAGGCCGCCGCGGCGATTGGCGCGGCAACGGAAATCCGCTCCCTGGACGAAATCGCCAGGCGGTTGGGCCAGTTGTTCGGTTGA